A genomic segment from Phragmites australis chromosome 6, lpPhrAust1.1, whole genome shotgun sequence encodes:
- the LOC133920558 gene encoding uncharacterized protein LOC133920558, with protein MMDNVDDRRVMMNQLRVEVYSSSSDRDREKDDVQEVVAEREASPPAWSHRPVAAGLSNNRRRLLSKQLSMKETTREAKWEKRRRQILRRSSMVSVATEEERNREGKSPVDRQVRSSERARCLTDEDLDELRGSFELGFGFDEETGGADLRDTLPALDFYFAVNRQLSDPKLRTLAASPTSTLSAVSSSSTLPDMPSPRSPHAGPAAASGADEWKIFTPGDNPQLIKTRLRHWAQVVACSVKHGS; from the exons ATGATGGACAACGTCGATGACCGTCGGGTGATGATGAACCAGCTGCGCGTCGAGGTCTACTCCTCGTCATCGGACAGGGACAGGGAGAAGGATGACGTACAGGAGGTGGTCGCCGAGAGGGAGGCATCCCCGCCGGCGTGGAGCCACCGCCCGGTCGCCGCCGGCCTTAGCAACAACAGGCGGCGGCTGCTGTCGAAGCAGTTGTCCATGAAGGAGACCACCAGGGAGGCCAAGTGGGAGAAGCGCCGGCGGCAGATACTGCGGCGGAGCAGCATGGTGTCCGTCGCAACGGAGGAGGAGCGAAACAGAGAAGGCAAGAGCCCCGTCGACAGACAGGTGAGGTCGTCGGAGCGCGCGCGGTGCCTGACCGACGAAGACCTAGACGAGCTGCGGGGTTCCTTCGAGCTTGGGTTCGGGTTCGACGAGGAGACCGGCGGCGCCGACCTCCGCGACACCCTCCCCGCCCTCGACTTCTACTTCGCCGTGAACCGGCAGCTCTCCGACCCCAAGCTGAGGACACTGGCGGCGAGCCCCACGTCGACACTGTCGGCGGTGTCGTCGTCGTCCACGCTACCCGATATGCCGAGCCCTCGCAGCCCGCATGCCggcccagccgccgcctccggcgccGATGAATGGAAGATCTTCACTCCAG GCGACAACCCTCAGCTGATCAAGACAAGGCTGAGGCACTGGGCGCAGGTGGTGGCTTGCTCCGTCAAGCATGGCTCCTGA
- the LOC133922153 gene encoding L-type lectin-domain containing receptor kinase S.7-like, producing the protein MPPLRSSVPFFFFLLLAVSLPRAAALAKHRPTASITTPPSSYVRISWASNLTLLGSASLLPGAAAVALTTPSRDGIGAGRALFSEPIRLLLPSAAPASFSTRFTFRITPAPTYGDGLAFLLTSSRTFLGASNGFLGLFPSSSASDEGEADLRGVSTVAIELDTHRDVALRDPNGNHVALDAGSIFSVASASPGVDLKAGVPITAWVEYLAPRRRLSVWLSYSSFRRPEKPALSADVDLSGLLRTYMYAGFSASNGNGAALHVIERWTFRTFGFANSSQASPPSEPPVPPNKPLPFTGNHHSRRHLFYKVLGGVLGGVVLLVLVIVGSVVWLSRPIRHTSKEPVVPSEDKPYGTMSMEVVRAATKNFDSGNVIGVGGSGATVYEGVLLSGSRVAVKRFQAIWPCTKAFVSELAAMLNCPHHPNLVRLAGWCCSKDELVLVYEFMPNGNLDSALHTPGGATLPWEARFRAVLGVASALEYLHDECDRRILHRDVKSSNVLLDGEFNARLGDFGLARLVSHGGLPLTTQPAGTLGYLAPEYVHSGVATERSDVYSFGVLALEVATGRRPTERGVSVIDWVWVLWGRRRLVDAADQRLQGRFVGEEMRRVLLVGLSCVHPDCRKRPGMRRVVRMLDGTAPLTLVPDKKPPVMLQTQVNQASSMNSADTVNTAFYSCR; encoded by the coding sequence ATGCCTCCACTACGCTCCTCCGtccccttcttctttttcctcctcctcgccgtcagCCTCCCGCGCGCCGCGGCGCTGGCCAAGCACCGCCCCACCGCGTCCATCACCACCCCACCCTCCTCCTACGTCCGCATCTCGTGGGCGAGCAACCTCACGCTCCTGGGCTCCGCGTCCCTCCTCCCGGGCGCGGCCGCTGTCGCGCTCACCACCCCGTCCCGCGACGGCATCGGCGCCGGCCGCGCGCTCTTCTCGGAGCCCATCCGCCTCCTCCTACCCTCCGCCGCGCCCGCCTCCTTCTCCACCCGCTTCACCTTCCGCATCACGCCCGCGCCCACCTACGGCGACGGCCTCGCCTTCCTCCTCACCTCCTCTCGCACCTTCCTCGGAGCCTCCAACGGGTTCCTTGGCCtgttcccctcctcctccgcctccgacGAGGGTGAGGCCGACCTCCGCGGCGTCTCCACCGTCGCCATCGAGCTCGACACCCACCGCGATGTGGCCCTGCGCGACCCGAACGGCAACCACGTCGCGCTCGACGCGGGATCCATCTTCTCCGTCGCGTCCGCGAGCCCCGGCGTCGACCTCAAGGCCGGCGTGCCCATCACCGCCTGGGTGGAGTAcctcgcgccgcgccgccgcctcagcGTGTGGCTCTCGTATTCGTCCTTCCGCCGCCCCGAGAAGCCGGCCCTCTCTGCTGACGTCGACCTCTCTGGCCTCCTGCGCACGTACATGTACGCCGGCTTCTCGGCGTCCAATGGCAACGGCGCTGCGCTTCATGTTATCGAACGCTGGACCTTCCGCACTTTCGGCTTCGCCAACTCATCCCAGGCTTCGCCACCGTCCGAGCCCCCGGTGCCGCCCAACAAACCACTGCCGTTTACAGGAAACCACCACAGCCGCCGCCACCTATTCTACAAGGTGCTCGGCGGAGTCCTTGGTGGCGTTGTGTTGCTGGTTCTTGTCATCGTCGGTTCTGTTGTTTGGCTCTCCAGGCCAATTCGCCACACAAGTAAAGAACCTGTGGTGCCGAGCGAGGACAAGCCTTATGGGACAATGTCTATGGAGGTGGTGCGGGCAGCAACGAAGAACTTTGACAGTGGCAATGTGATAGGCGTTGGGGGCTCTGGTGCCACTGTGTATGAGGGAGTGCTTCTGTCCGGGTCAAGGGTTGCTGTCAAACGGTTCCAGGCTATTTGGCCGTGCACGAAGGCATTTGTGAGTGAGCTTGCTGCCATGCTTAATTGCCCGCATCACCCCAATCTTGTGCGGCTTGCTGGGTGGTGCTGCAGTAAGGATGAGCTCGTGCTTGTTTATGAGTTCATGCCCAATGGAAATCTTGACTCTGCACTGCACACACCGGGTGGAGCAACACTTCCCTGGGAGGCACGGTTCAGGGCAGTGCTTGGTGTTGCATCCGCACTTGAATATCTGCATGATGAGTGTGATCGCCGGATTCTGCATCGTGATGTCAAGTCATCAAATGTGCTGCTCGACGGGGAGTTCAATGCCCGGCTTGGTGATTTTGGGCTTGCACGCCTGGTGAGCCATGGTGGGTTGCCACTGACAACACAGCCAGCAGGCACGCTGGGGTACCTTGCTCCAGAGTATGTGCATTCAGGTGTTGCAACAGAGAGGTCTGATGTTTACAGCTTTGGTGTGCTTGCTCTAGAGGTGGCCACTGGCCGGAGGCCTACAGAAAGGGGAGTCTCTGTTATTGACTGGGTATGGGTTCTCTGGGGTCGTCGGAGGCTTGTTGATGCAGCAGACCAGCGGCTTCAGGGACGATTTGTTGGAGAGGAGATGAGACGGGTTCTGCTTGTGGGTCTGTCTTGTGTGCATCCAGACTGTCGGAAGCGGCCTGGTATGCGAAGGGTAGTCAGGATGCTTGATGGGACTGCACCGTTGACATTGGTGCCAGATAAGAAGCCACCAGTTATGCTGCAGACACAAGTAAACCAAGCTTCATCAATGAACTCTGCAGATACTGTCAATACTGCATTCTACAGCTGTCGCTGA